The following coding sequences are from one Arthrobacter sp. 24S4-2 window:
- a CDS encoding inositol monophosphatase family protein, producing MTELGRHKLGRHSAAELNPALDDYQLAEALVREAGNLALMMRQGGLEGQQKTSVSDVVTAADHAAEAYVLEQLRRCRPDDGVLGEEGASVEGTSGRTWVIDPVDGTYNFLHGSTYWCSALALKDHSGAVLGAIFQPEEDKLWLGGTTRPATVNGDRLTSFQAEGGARTLKPLAEQGAATYIHPSWLADPLCAMPWHAAATAAASLRMFGSGSCDLGRVAAGELDCWFQHSCPEWDWLPGKAIVLAAGGATDVVRVNGLEWFVAGGTTAVRQLRAALESGSVE from the coding sequence GTGACGGAACTTGGAAGACACAAACTTGGCAGGCACAGCGCGGCGGAACTCAACCCGGCACTGGATGATTACCAGCTGGCCGAGGCGCTGGTCCGCGAAGCCGGGAACCTGGCCCTCATGATGCGCCAGGGCGGCCTGGAAGGACAGCAGAAGACGTCGGTATCCGACGTCGTCACGGCCGCCGACCACGCCGCGGAAGCCTATGTGCTCGAACAGCTGCGGCGCTGCCGCCCGGACGACGGCGTCCTCGGGGAAGAAGGTGCCTCCGTGGAGGGGACCAGCGGCCGGACCTGGGTGATCGACCCCGTGGACGGCACCTACAACTTCCTGCACGGCTCCACCTACTGGTGCTCCGCGCTCGCCCTGAAGGACCACTCCGGCGCTGTTCTCGGCGCCATTTTCCAGCCCGAAGAGGACAAGCTCTGGCTCGGCGGAACCACCCGTCCCGCAACAGTGAACGGTGACCGGCTCACCTCCTTCCAGGCCGAGGGCGGAGCCCGGACCCTGAAGCCGCTGGCCGAACAGGGCGCCGCAACGTATATCCACCCGTCCTGGCTCGCGGACCCGCTGTGCGCCATGCCCTGGCATGCCGCCGCCACGGCCGCCGCGTCCCTACGGATGTTCGGATCGGGGTCCTGCGACCTGGGCCGCGTGGCCGCCGGCGAGCTTGACTGCTGGTTCCAGCACAGCTGCCCCGAATGGGACTGGCTGCCCGGCAAGGCAATCGTGCTCGCTGCCGGCGGCGCCACCGACGTCGTCCGGGTCAACGGACTCGAGTGGTTCGTCGCAGGAGGCACGACGGCGGTCCGGCAGCTCCGCGCAGCGCTTGAGTCCGGCTCGGTGGAGTAG
- a CDS encoding glycosyltransferase produces the protein MKILFASQAIDGHFNPMTGVAVRLRERGHDVGWYTGPVFADKLRKFEIRHFPFRRAIEHRGDNLNELYPERARFKGPRAIGFDGEKIFASNISNFFEDIRELHRDFPFDVVVVDSSMFIQRLVSRLMRTPVVTFVAIPNMESDPLVPPLFFGFKPPRNLAGKAVQAAAGLLSDKVILRPASQSYRRQHAAYGQSVPRRGRLTDEPYRCAEAVIQTGPESLDFPRRNVNPKVHYVGALLPHRTPEPADPGVDGTRAAEAAPEADGQWPRTYPATLVVTQGTVDNIDQNKLIVPALEAVKDMDALVIVATGGRGTEELKARYPQPNVIVRDYVDFAKVFEFTDVFISNGGFGGVQLSLSKGVPLVVSGINEGKSDVNARVEYAGVGISLRTEAPRSGDIARAVADVLGNPAWKKRAAQMREQFDLADPAEAAAAVVESTGPAAGPQPIAGHNPGP, from the coding sequence ATGAAGATTCTTTTCGCCAGCCAGGCCATTGACGGCCATTTCAATCCGATGACGGGCGTTGCGGTGCGCCTCAGGGAGCGCGGCCACGACGTCGGCTGGTACACCGGTCCTGTATTCGCGGACAAGCTGCGGAAGTTCGAAATTCGGCATTTCCCGTTCCGCCGGGCCATCGAGCACCGGGGCGACAACCTGAACGAGCTGTATCCGGAACGCGCCCGGTTCAAAGGCCCGAGGGCCATCGGGTTCGACGGCGAAAAGATCTTTGCCAGCAACATCAGCAACTTCTTCGAGGACATCCGGGAGCTGCACCGGGACTTCCCGTTCGACGTCGTAGTGGTGGACAGCTCCATGTTCATCCAGCGGCTGGTGTCCCGGTTGATGCGCACGCCCGTGGTGACCTTCGTGGCGATCCCCAATATGGAAAGTGACCCACTGGTGCCACCGCTTTTCTTCGGTTTCAAACCGCCGCGGAACCTGGCAGGGAAGGCGGTCCAGGCCGCAGCGGGGCTGCTGTCAGACAAGGTCATCCTCAGGCCGGCCAGCCAAAGCTACAGGCGGCAGCACGCGGCGTACGGCCAGTCGGTCCCCCGCCGGGGACGGCTGACCGACGAACCGTACCGCTGCGCCGAAGCCGTCATCCAGACGGGCCCGGAGTCGCTGGACTTCCCGCGCCGGAACGTGAATCCGAAGGTCCACTACGTCGGTGCACTGCTGCCGCACCGGACTCCGGAGCCAGCTGATCCGGGGGTCGACGGCACCCGCGCAGCGGAAGCGGCGCCGGAGGCAGACGGCCAATGGCCGCGGACGTACCCGGCCACCCTCGTGGTGACGCAGGGAACCGTGGACAACATAGACCAGAACAAGCTGATCGTCCCTGCGCTCGAAGCCGTGAAGGACATGGACGCGCTGGTGATCGTCGCCACCGGCGGCCGGGGCACCGAGGAACTGAAGGCCCGGTATCCGCAGCCCAACGTCATCGTGCGAGACTATGTGGACTTCGCCAAGGTCTTCGAATTCACCGATGTGTTTATCAGCAACGGCGGCTTTGGCGGCGTGCAGCTAAGCCTGTCCAAGGGCGTTCCGCTGGTGGTGTCCGGCATCAACGAGGGCAAGAGCGACGTCAATGCCCGGGTGGAATACGCCGGCGTGGGCATCAGCCTCAGGACGGAGGCACCCAGGTCCGGCGACATCGCCCGGGCGGTGGCCGACGTCCTGGGCAATCCTGCCTGGAAAAAACGGGCGGCGCAGATGCGTGAGCAGTTTGACCTGGCGGACCCCGCCGAGGCGGCTGCCGCCGTCGTCGAAAGCACCGGGCCCGCAGCCGGCCCCCAGCCCATAGCGGGGCATAACCCTGGCCCATAG